A portion of the Candidatus Dormiibacterota bacterium genome contains these proteins:
- a CDS encoding transporter substrate-binding protein, which translates to MRERNVATRGGTLLAGLALLALAAPACGSQVQSSTGGTVPAPSDPTKIKVGVLHSLSGTMAISEVSVRDAELLAISEIN; encoded by the coding sequence ATGCGAGAGCGGAATGTGGCCACGCGGGGAGGTACGCTGCTCGCGGGCCTTGCCCTGCTCGCCCTGGCGGCGCCGGCGTGCGGCAGTCAGGTGCAGTCGTCGACCGGGGGCACCGTGCCCGCCCCGTCGGACCCCACCAAGATCAAGGTCGGGGTGCTCCACTCACTGAGCGGCACCATGGCGATCAGCGAGGTCTCGGTGCGTGATGCCGAGCTGCTCGCCATCAGCGAGATCAACG